One Actinomadura viridis genomic region harbors:
- a CDS encoding amidohydrolase family protein — MIIDAHVRLGRGREVSLDVAGLLSTMDELGIDRALVAPDERCVAYHNRAGNELVTDAARESAGRLVPYAVANPWRGAEAVEELARARDAGARALHVDSVLQGFDLLDGLVDPLLEFAADNRWPVYVRTGTPPNALPLPLASLALRYPEVPFVMGRSGATDFWIDAAPALRQASNLYGDTCYAPWDTVLNELGADPAIGTSRLVFSTDAPYTVPRAELGRVLDWPIDDSAREQVLGGTIARLLG, encoded by the coding sequence ATGATCATCGACGCGCATGTGCGGCTGGGCCGCGGCCGCGAGGTGTCCCTGGACGTGGCCGGCCTGCTGTCCACCATGGACGAGCTGGGCATCGACCGTGCGCTGGTGGCGCCGGACGAGCGCTGCGTGGCGTACCACAACCGCGCCGGCAACGAGCTGGTGACCGACGCCGCCAGGGAGTCGGCGGGCCGGCTGGTGCCGTACGCCGTGGCGAACCCGTGGCGCGGCGCCGAGGCGGTCGAGGAGCTCGCCCGGGCCCGGGACGCGGGTGCGCGGGCGTTGCACGTGGACAGCGTGCTCCAGGGGTTCGACCTGCTGGACGGCCTGGTGGATCCGTTGCTGGAGTTCGCCGCGGACAACCGGTGGCCGGTCTACGTGCGGACCGGTACGCCGCCGAACGCGTTGCCGCTGCCGTTGGCGTCGCTGGCTCTGCGGTATCCGGAGGTCCCGTTCGTGATGGGGCGCAGCGGGGCGACCGACTTCTGGATCGACGCCGCGCCCGCTCTGCGGCAGGCGTCCAACCTGTACGGCGACACCTGTTACGCCCCCTGGGACACGGTGCTCAACGAACTCGGCGCCGATCCCGCGATCGGCACGTCCCGGCTGGTGTTCTCCACCGATGCGCCGTACACCGTGCCCCGGGCCGAGCTGGGCCGGGTACTGGACTGGCCGATCGACGACTCGGCTCGGGAGCAGGTGCTCGG
- a CDS encoding amidohydrolase family protein, translating into MIVDVHAHTPTHRDAVPHEERRVFSGWRTDRPVVTTNSWADYAEAMAAADISIVFNIAVPDPLAATGMPYPPERTNDATAEFVAADPGRRIGFMSVNPLAPDVFEEAERCRELGLVGVKLGPNYQNFDPLCEPALAFYAWCERLGLPILFHQGASPIRAAPLRYTYPLVTDEIALRFPELRIVMAHMGHPWGKETVVTIRKHPHVYADVSSIYLRPWVCYESLLAAVEWGCTHKLLLGSDFPIATTAEAIAGLRGVNGILDGTRLPRVPEELIEQIIHADALGALGLPRPAAADVATAGTGTADVATAGPTAGPAASAGGER; encoded by the coding sequence GTGATTGTGGACGTGCACGCGCACACCCCCACCCACCGCGACGCGGTGCCGCACGAGGAGCGGCGGGTGTTCTCCGGGTGGCGGACCGACCGGCCGGTGGTCACCACCAACTCCTGGGCCGACTACGCGGAGGCCATGGCCGCGGCGGACATCTCGATCGTTTTCAACATCGCGGTGCCCGACCCGCTGGCGGCCACCGGCATGCCGTACCCGCCGGAGCGGACCAACGACGCGACGGCCGAGTTCGTGGCCGCCGATCCGGGCCGCCGGATCGGCTTCATGTCGGTGAACCCGCTGGCCCCGGACGTGTTCGAGGAGGCGGAGCGCTGCCGGGAGCTGGGCCTGGTCGGGGTCAAGCTGGGCCCGAACTACCAGAACTTCGACCCGCTCTGCGAGCCGGCGCTGGCCTTCTACGCCTGGTGCGAGCGGCTCGGCCTGCCGATCCTGTTCCACCAGGGGGCCTCGCCGATCCGCGCCGCCCCGCTGCGGTACACCTATCCGCTGGTGACCGACGAGATCGCGTTGCGGTTTCCGGAACTGCGGATCGTCATGGCGCACATGGGCCACCCATGGGGCAAGGAGACCGTGGTGACCATCCGCAAGCATCCGCATGTGTACGCGGACGTCTCCTCGATCTACCTGCGGCCCTGGGTCTGTTACGAGTCACTGCTGGCCGCGGTCGAGTGGGGCTGCACGCACAAGCTGCTGCTCGGCTCGGACTTCCCGATCGCCACCACCGCCGAGGCGATCGCCGGGCTGCGCGGGGTGAACGGGATCCTGGACGGGACCCGCCTGCCCCGGGTCCCGGAAGAGCTGATCGAGCAGATCATCCACGCGGACGCGCTGGGCGCGCTGGGCCTGCCCCGGCCGGCCGCCGCCGACGTGGCGACGGCCGGCACGGGAACGGCCGACGTGGCGACGGCCGGCCCGACGGCCGGCCCGGCGGCGAGTGCGGGAGGCGAGCGATGA